The following proteins are co-located in the Streptomyces bottropensis ATCC 25435 genome:
- a CDS encoding zinc-dependent alcohol dehydrogenase family protein, with amino-acid sequence MRAVVFERFGEPATVQDIAAPTPTPHGVVVRVEATGLCRSDWHGWQGHDPDITLPHVPGHELAGVVEATGGAVTAWRPGDRVTVPFVCACGTCPACASGDQQVCERQTQPGFTHWGSFAQYVALDHADVNLVALPDELSYGTAAALGCRFATAFRAVVVQGRVAPGEWVAVHGCGGVGLSAVMIAAASGARVIAVDVSARALDLAREFGAVECVDASAGPDTAAAIRDLTGGGAHLSLDALGSPATCAASVNSLRRRGRHIQVGLLPSPEGTTPVPMARAIALELELLGSHGMAAHAYPGMLELVRAGVLRPDLLVTSTISLDAAPAALAAMGTAPGGGVTVIEPWS; translated from the coding sequence ATGCGCGCAGTCGTGTTCGAGCGGTTCGGAGAGCCGGCCACGGTGCAGGACATCGCGGCCCCCACCCCGACCCCCCACGGCGTCGTCGTCCGCGTCGAGGCCACCGGCCTCTGCCGCAGCGACTGGCACGGCTGGCAGGGCCACGACCCCGACATCACCCTTCCGCACGTCCCCGGCCACGAACTGGCCGGCGTCGTGGAGGCGACCGGCGGCGCGGTGACCGCGTGGCGCCCCGGCGACCGCGTCACCGTCCCGTTCGTGTGCGCCTGCGGCACCTGCCCCGCCTGCGCGAGTGGGGATCAGCAGGTGTGCGAGCGCCAGACCCAGCCGGGGTTCACCCACTGGGGCTCGTTCGCCCAGTACGTCGCCCTGGACCACGCCGACGTGAACCTGGTGGCACTGCCGGACGAGCTGTCCTACGGCACGGCGGCCGCCCTCGGCTGCCGCTTCGCCACGGCGTTCCGCGCGGTGGTCGTGCAGGGCCGCGTCGCGCCGGGGGAGTGGGTCGCGGTCCACGGCTGCGGCGGCGTGGGCCTCTCCGCGGTGATGATCGCGGCGGCGTCCGGAGCCCGTGTGATCGCCGTCGACGTCTCTGCCCGAGCCCTGGACCTGGCCCGTGAGTTCGGCGCGGTGGAATGCGTGGACGCCTCGGCCGGCCCCGACACCGCCGCGGCCATCCGCGACCTGACCGGCGGCGGCGCCCACCTCTCCCTCGACGCGCTCGGCTCCCCGGCCACCTGCGCGGCCTCCGTCAACAGCCTCCGCCGCCGGGGCCGCCACATCCAGGTGGGCCTGCTCCCGTCCCCGGAGGGCACCACCCCCGTCCCCATGGCCCGGGCGATCGCCCTGGAGCTGGAGCTGCTGGGCAGCCACGGCATGGCGGCCCACGCCTATCCCGGGATGCTGGAGCTGGTCCGGGCGGGCGTCCTGCGCCCCGATCTCCTGGTGACCTCCACGATCTCCCTGGACGCGGCCCCCGCCGCCCTCGCGGCCATGGGCACGGCGCCGGGCGGCGGTGTGACGGTCATCGAGCCGTGGAGCTGA
- a CDS encoding MMPL family transporter, producing the protein MTEVNRPPRVGGWTRFVTARPRLSLLVALVLTALAVVAGSGVADRLGSGGWEDPAAQSTYATKALEREFPDSQPNFLLLVDAGRASVDDPAVAAEAKRLTERLAAEKGVRGVASYWQTSAPALRAKDGGEALIAARLTGDDTAVNKTLDRIAPEFRGTHGPVEVKVGGILAVRHEMQTTIQEDLVRAEMIALPVTLVLLVMVFGSAVAALLPLGVGIVAILGTNAILRGLTEVTDVSVFALNLTTAMGLGLAIDYALFIVRRFREELAGGADSLTAVATTLRTAGRTVLFSALTVAVSLAAMMVFPQYFLKSFAYAGIAVVLLAAAAALILLPAALVLLGDRVNALDLRKLFRRRKDADTGGADTPTVEEGAAWGRTAALVMRRAPYFAVATTAGLLLLGLPFLGVKFGTADDRQLPSTAESHVVQQHLREGFPGTPGGGLAVLTEGRATKTEYATYRQRLADLPDVLSVEGPLVHGDWAYFTVQPEGDAVDEAAQRLVHDIRAMDTPFDTSVTGTAAVLVDTKTAIGDGIPWALGFIATVTLILVFLLTGSVLIPLQAVLLNALSLTAMFGALVWVFQDGHLTGLLAFTSPGSIETTLPVLMFCVAFGLSMDYGVFLLSRIKEEYDHTGDHIASVRFGLQRTGGLITAAAVILAVVMIAIGTSRVTNTKMLGLGIALAVLMDAMVIRSLLVPAVMRLTGRATWWAPAPLRRFHERFGVSEGAQPPKPDPHPEPQRQPVTTQSAP; encoded by the coding sequence ATGACCGAAGTCAACCGGCCACCCCGGGTGGGGGGCTGGACCCGGTTCGTGACCGCCCGCCCCCGGCTCTCCCTGCTGGTCGCCCTGGTGCTCACCGCTCTCGCGGTGGTGGCGGGCAGCGGTGTCGCCGACCGTCTCGGCAGCGGCGGCTGGGAGGACCCGGCCGCCCAGTCCACGTACGCGACGAAGGCCCTGGAGCGCGAGTTCCCCGACTCCCAGCCGAACTTCCTGCTGCTCGTCGACGCGGGAAGGGCCTCGGTCGACGATCCGGCCGTCGCCGCCGAGGCGAAGCGGCTGACCGAGCGGCTCGCCGCCGAGAAGGGCGTCAGGGGCGTCGCCTCCTACTGGCAGACGAGCGCCCCCGCCCTGCGCGCGAAGGACGGCGGGGAGGCGCTGATAGCGGCCCGCCTCACCGGCGACGACACCGCGGTCAACAAGACCCTGGACCGCATCGCCCCGGAGTTCCGCGGCACGCACGGCCCCGTCGAGGTCAAGGTCGGCGGCATCCTCGCCGTGCGCCACGAGATGCAGACCACCATCCAGGAGGACCTGGTGCGGGCCGAGATGATCGCCCTGCCGGTGACGCTCGTCCTGCTGGTCATGGTCTTCGGCAGCGCGGTCGCCGCCCTGCTGCCGCTCGGCGTGGGCATCGTCGCGATCCTCGGCACCAACGCGATCCTGCGCGGCCTCACCGAGGTCACCGACGTCTCGGTCTTCGCCCTGAACCTCACCACGGCCATGGGCCTGGGCCTGGCGATCGACTACGCCCTGTTCATCGTGCGCCGCTTCCGCGAGGAACTGGCGGGCGGCGCCGACTCCCTGACGGCCGTCGCCACCACCCTGCGCACCGCCGGCCGCACCGTCCTGTTCTCCGCCCTCACGGTCGCCGTCTCCCTGGCCGCCATGATGGTCTTCCCGCAGTACTTCCTGAAGTCCTTCGCCTACGCGGGCATCGCGGTGGTCCTCCTGGCCGCGGCGGCCGCCCTGATCCTGCTCCCGGCGGCCCTGGTCCTCCTCGGCGACCGCGTCAACGCCCTGGACCTGCGCAAACTGTTCCGTCGCCGCAAGGACGCGGACACCGGTGGGGCCGACACCCCGACCGTGGAGGAGGGCGCGGCCTGGGGCCGTACGGCAGCCCTCGTCATGCGCCGGGCCCCCTACTTCGCCGTCGCCACGACCGCCGGCCTGCTCCTGCTCGGCCTGCCCTTCCTGGGCGTGAAGTTCGGCACGGCGGACGACCGCCAGCTCCCCTCGACCGCCGAGTCCCATGTCGTCCAGCAGCACCTTCGCGAAGGCTTCCCCGGCACTCCCGGAGGCGGTCTCGCGGTGCTGACGGAAGGAAGGGCGACGAAGACGGAGTACGCCACCTACCGCCAGCGGCTGGCCGACCTGCCCGACGTGCTCAGCGTGGAGGGCCCCCTGGTCCACGGCGACTGGGCCTACTTCACCGTGCAGCCCGAGGGCGACGCGGTCGACGAGGCCGCCCAGCGTCTGGTGCACGACATCCGGGCCATGGACACCCCCTTCGACACCTCGGTGACGGGCACGGCGGCGGTCCTCGTCGACACGAAGACGGCGATAGGCGACGGCATCCCCTGGGCCCTCGGCTTCATCGCGACGGTCACCCTGATCCTGGTCTTCCTTCTGACCGGCAGCGTGCTGATCCCCCTCCAGGCGGTCCTGCTGAACGCCCTCAGCCTCACCGCGATGTTCGGCGCGCTGGTCTGGGTCTTCCAGGACGGCCACCTCACCGGGCTCCTCGCCTTCACCAGCCCCGGCTCCATCGAGACGACCCTCCCGGTCCTGATGTTCTGCGTGGCCTTCGGCCTCTCCATGGACTACGGCGTCTTCCTGCTCTCCCGCATCAAGGAGGAGTACGACCACACCGGCGACCACATCGCCTCCGTCCGCTTCGGCCTGCAACGCACCGGGGGCCTCATCACCGCCGCCGCGGTCATCCTCGCCGTCGTCATGATCGCCATAGGCACCTCCCGGGTCACCAACACCAAGATGCTCGGCCTCGGCATAGCCCTCGCCGTCCTCATGGACGCCATGGTCATCCGCAGCCTCCTGGTCCCGGCGGTCATGCGCCTGACCGGCCGCGCGACCTGGTGGGCCCCGGCTCCCCTGCGAAGGTTCCACGAGCGGTTCGGAGTGAGCGAGGGCGCCCAGCCACCCAAGCCGGACCCCCACCCCGAACCGCAACGGCAACCGGTCACCACCCAATCCGCCCCCTGA
- a CDS encoding TetR/AcrR family transcriptional regulator: MPVNQEKEQPRRRQARGERRIAQLLEAAASVFCSTGYAATSTNAIAREAGVSPGTLYQFFPNKEAIAIELSERLMHEMRETYGEALAPVDPATPLEEAVAAAVDRFIDFNCRHPVIFTLMHGPDVPGRIAEQHDAVHTALLARIEALLTPFLPEAPAADISRTAHVCVAMYKAGLELVLGREGAERDAYVQELKNVLLRYLEPLVGNCPPAAPSSTPATPSSVPAAPSSTPGAPVRTPPS; encoded by the coding sequence GTGCCCGTGAACCAGGAGAAGGAACAGCCGCGCCGCCGCCAGGCCCGCGGCGAGCGCCGTATCGCCCAGCTCCTCGAAGCCGCGGCCTCCGTGTTCTGCTCGACCGGGTACGCCGCCACCAGCACCAACGCCATCGCCCGCGAGGCGGGGGTCTCGCCCGGGACGCTCTACCAGTTCTTCCCGAACAAGGAAGCGATCGCGATCGAGCTGAGCGAGCGGCTCATGCACGAGATGCGCGAGACGTACGGCGAGGCGCTCGCCCCGGTGGATCCGGCGACCCCGCTGGAGGAGGCCGTGGCGGCCGCCGTCGACCGCTTCATCGACTTCAACTGCCGGCACCCGGTGATCTTCACACTGATGCACGGGCCGGACGTGCCCGGCCGGATCGCCGAGCAGCACGACGCCGTGCACACGGCCCTGCTCGCGCGGATCGAGGCGCTGCTCACCCCGTTCCTGCCCGAGGCGCCGGCCGCCGACATCTCGCGTACCGCGCACGTCTGCGTGGCCATGTACAAGGCCGGCCTGGAGCTGGTGCTCGGCCGCGAGGGCGCCGAGCGCGACGCCTATGTGCAGGAGCTGAAGAACGTCCTGCTCCGTTACCTGGAGCCCCTGGTGGGCAACTGCCCGCCCGCCGCACCTTCGAGCACCCCCGCCACCCCTTCGAGCGTCCCCGCCGCACCTTCGAGCACCCCCGGCGCCCCGGTCCGAACCCCGCCCTCCTGA
- a CDS encoding heavy-metal-associated domain-containing protein, with amino-acid sequence MTAETDTQGSVTAVYKVSGMSCGHCEGAVSGEITELAGVSSVKAVASTGEVTVVSAAPLDEEAVRAAVDEAGFELVGKV; translated from the coding sequence ATGACCGCCGAGACCGACACCCAGGGCTCCGTCACCGCCGTCTACAAGGTGAGCGGCATGAGCTGCGGGCACTGCGAAGGCGCCGTATCCGGCGAGATCACCGAGCTGGCCGGCGTCTCCTCCGTCAAGGCCGTCGCCTCCACCGGCGAGGTCACCGTGGTCTCGGCCGCCCCGCTCGACGAGGAGGCCGTGCGCGCCGCCGTGGACGAGGCGGGCTTCGAGCTGGTCGGCAAGGTCTGA
- a CDS encoding heavy metal translocating P-type ATPase: protein MTSTTAAAPTSEPVHEVELAIGGMTCASCAARVEKKLNRLDGVTASVNYATEKAKVAYAEGIEVADLIATVVKTGYTAKEPPPPAPPVAAPAPATASGSGEDAGDKDGDDPELAALRQRLTVSTLLAVPVILMSMVPALQFDNWQWLSLTLAAPVVVWGGLPFHRAAFTNLRHGAATMDTLVSVGTLAAFGWSLWALFLGHAGMPGMRHGFTLTALRSGAEARASASSAIYLEVAAGVVAFILLGRYLEARSKRRAGAALRALLTLGAKDVSVLREGREVRIPVADLAVGDRFVVRPGEKFATDGTVVEGASAVDASMLTGESVPVDVTAGDTVTGATVNAGGRLVVEATRVGADTQLARMARLVEDAQNGKAEAQRLADRISAVFVPVVLLIAIATFGVWLGATDDATAAFTAAVAVLIIACPCALGLATPTALLVGTGRGAQLGILIKGPEVLESTRRVDTVVLDKTGTVTTGRMTLLGAHAAEGVTEEDLLRLAGAVEHASEHPVGRAIAAGAEARLGALPPVDHFENLPGKGVRGCVEGRTVQVGRILDGPLPEPLRGAKEAAEAAGRTAVVVTRDGVALGVVTVADAIKETSAEAVRRLRALGLTPVLLTGDNERVARSVAAAVGISPEHVIAEVLPEDKVDVVRRLQSEGRTVAMVGDGVNDAAALAAADLGLALGTGTDAAIEAGDLTLVRGDLRAAADAIRLSRRTLSTIKGNLAWAFGYNVAALPLAAAGLLNPMIAGAAMAFSSVFVVTNSLRLRTFS from the coding sequence ATGACGAGCACCACCGCGGCAGCCCCGACGAGCGAGCCCGTCCACGAGGTCGAGCTGGCCATCGGCGGGATGACCTGCGCCTCCTGCGCGGCCCGCGTCGAGAAGAAGCTCAACCGCCTGGACGGGGTCACCGCCTCGGTGAACTACGCGACCGAGAAGGCCAAGGTCGCGTACGCCGAGGGGATCGAGGTCGCCGATCTGATCGCCACGGTCGTGAAGACGGGCTACACGGCGAAGGAGCCACCGCCCCCGGCTCCCCCGGTGGCCGCCCCGGCTCCGGCGACGGCCTCCGGAAGCGGCGAGGACGCCGGCGACAAGGACGGCGACGACCCCGAACTCGCCGCCCTGCGGCAGCGGCTCACCGTCTCCACGCTGCTCGCGGTACCCGTGATCCTCATGTCCATGGTCCCCGCCCTGCAGTTCGACAACTGGCAGTGGCTCTCGCTGACGCTCGCCGCGCCGGTCGTCGTGTGGGGCGGGCTGCCGTTCCACCGGGCCGCGTTCACCAACCTCCGGCACGGCGCGGCCACGATGGACACCCTCGTCTCCGTCGGCACGCTCGCCGCCTTCGGCTGGTCCCTGTGGGCCCTCTTCCTGGGGCACGCGGGCATGCCGGGCATGCGGCACGGCTTCACCCTGACCGCGCTGCGGAGCGGCGCCGAAGCGCGCGCGTCGGCCTCGTCGGCGATCTACCTCGAAGTGGCCGCCGGAGTGGTGGCGTTCATCCTGCTCGGCCGCTATCTGGAGGCCCGCTCCAAGCGTCGCGCGGGCGCCGCGCTCAGGGCACTGCTGACGCTGGGCGCCAAGGACGTCTCGGTGCTCCGCGAGGGGCGCGAGGTGCGGATCCCGGTGGCGGACCTGGCCGTCGGCGACCGCTTCGTCGTACGCCCCGGGGAGAAGTTCGCCACCGACGGGACCGTCGTCGAGGGCGCCTCCGCCGTGGACGCGTCCATGCTCACCGGCGAGTCGGTGCCGGTGGACGTGACGGCCGGGGACACCGTCACGGGTGCGACCGTGAACGCCGGGGGCCGGCTGGTCGTCGAGGCCACCCGGGTCGGCGCGGACACCCAGCTGGCCCGGATGGCCCGGCTGGTGGAGGACGCGCAGAACGGCAAGGCGGAGGCGCAACGGCTCGCCGACCGGATCTCGGCGGTGTTCGTCCCCGTCGTCCTGCTGATAGCGATCGCCACCTTCGGCGTCTGGCTCGGCGCCACGGACGACGCCACCGCCGCCTTCACCGCCGCCGTCGCGGTGCTGATCATCGCCTGCCCGTGCGCGCTCGGCCTCGCCACCCCGACCGCCCTGCTGGTCGGCACCGGACGGGGCGCCCAGCTCGGCATCCTGATCAAGGGCCCCGAGGTCCTGGAGTCCACCCGCCGCGTCGACACCGTCGTCCTGGACAAGACCGGCACCGTCACCACGGGCCGGATGACGCTCCTGGGCGCGCATGCCGCCGAGGGCGTCACCGAGGAGGACCTGCTCCGTCTCGCGGGCGCCGTCGAACACGCCTCCGAACATCCGGTGGGCCGGGCGATCGCCGCGGGCGCCGAGGCCCGCCTGGGCGCGCTCCCGCCCGTGGACCACTTCGAGAACCTGCCCGGAAAGGGCGTACGCGGCTGCGTGGAGGGCCGCACCGTCCAGGTGGGCCGGATCCTCGACGGACCCCTCCCCGAGCCCCTGAGAGGCGCCAAGGAGGCCGCCGAGGCAGCGGGCCGCACGGCGGTCGTGGTCACCCGCGACGGCGTGGCACTCGGTGTCGTCACGGTCGCCGACGCGATCAAGGAGACCAGCGCCGAGGCCGTACGGCGCCTGCGGGCGCTCGGACTCACCCCGGTCCTGCTCACGGGGGACAACGAACGGGTGGCCCGGTCCGTGGCCGCCGCGGTCGGCATCTCCCCCGAGCACGTGATCGCCGAGGTGCTGCCCGAGGACAAGGTCGACGTCGTACGGCGGCTCCAGAGCGAGGGCCGTACGGTCGCGATGGTCGGGGACGGGGTCAACGACGCGGCCGCGCTGGCCGCCGCCGACCTGGGGCTCGCCCTGGGCACGGGGACCGACGCGGCGATCGAGGCCGGGGACCTGACGCTCGTCCGCGGGGACCTTCGGGCGGCCGCCGACGCGATCCGGCTGTCGCGGCGCACCCTCTCCACGATCAAGGGCAATCTGGCCTGGGCGTTCGGCTACAACGTCGCGGCGCTGCCGCTGGCCGCCGCCGGATTGCTCAACCCGATGATCGCGGGGGCGGCTATGGCCTTTTCGTCCGTTTTCGTGGTAACGAACAGCTTGCGACTCAGGACATTTTCGTGA
- a CDS encoding citrate synthase has translation MSDNSVVLRYGDGEYTYPVIDSTVGDKGFDIGKLRAQTGLVTLDSGYGNTAAYKSAVTYLDGEQGILRYRGYPIEQLAERSTFLEVAYLLINGELPTVDELATFQGEITQHTLLHEDVKNFYRGFPRDAHPMAMLSSVVSALSTFYQDSHNPFDERQRNLSTIRLLAKLPTIAAYAYKKSIGHPFVYPRNDLGYVENFLRMTFSVPAQEYDLDPVVVSALDKLLILHADHEQNCSTSTVRLVGSSQANMFASISAGISALWGPLHGGANQSVLEMLEGIKQNGGDVDSFIRKVKNKEDGVRLMGFGHRVYKSFDPRAKIIKAAAHDVLSALGKSDELLDIALKLEEHALSDDYFVSRNLYPNVDFYTGLIYRAMGFPTEMFTVLFALGRLPGWIAQWHEMIKEPGSRIGRPRQIYTGVVERDFVPVEGR, from the coding sequence GTGAGCGACAACTCTGTAGTACTGCGGTACGGCGACGGCGAGTACACCTACCCGGTGATCGACAGCACCGTCGGCGACAAGGGCTTCGACATCGGGAAGCTCCGGGCCCAGACTGGTCTGGTCACCCTGGACAGCGGCTACGGGAACACCGCCGCCTATAAATCCGCCGTCACCTATCTCGACGGTGAGCAGGGCATCCTTCGGTACCGCGGCTACCCGATCGAGCAGCTGGCCGAGCGCTCCACCTTCCTGGAGGTGGCGTACCTGCTGATCAACGGCGAGCTTCCGACCGTCGACGAGCTCGCCACCTTCCAGGGCGAGATCACGCAGCACACCCTGCTGCACGAGGACGTCAAGAACTTCTACCGGGGCTTCCCCCGGGACGCCCACCCGATGGCGATGCTGTCCTCCGTGGTCAGCGCCCTGTCGACGTTCTACCAGGACAGCCACAACCCGTTCGACGAGCGGCAGCGCAACCTCTCCACGATCCGCCTGCTCGCCAAGCTGCCGACCATCGCGGCGTACGCGTACAAGAAGTCGATCGGTCACCCGTTCGTCTACCCGCGCAACGACCTCGGTTACGTCGAGAACTTCCTGCGCATGACCTTCTCGGTCCCGGCCCAGGAGTACGACCTCGACCCGGTCGTCGTCTCCGCGCTCGACAAGCTGCTCATCCTGCACGCGGACCACGAGCAGAACTGCTCGACGTCCACGGTCCGCCTGGTCGGCTCCTCGCAGGCGAACATGTTCGCCTCGATCTCCGCCGGCATCTCCGCGCTCTGGGGCCCGCTGCACGGCGGCGCCAACCAGTCCGTCCTGGAGATGCTGGAGGGCATCAAGCAGAACGGCGGCGACGTCGACTCCTTCATCCGCAAGGTGAAGAACAAGGAGGACGGCGTCCGCCTGATGGGCTTCGGCCACCGGGTGTACAAGTCCTTCGACCCGCGCGCCAAGATCATCAAGGCCGCCGCGCACGACGTCCTCTCCGCCCTCGGCAAGTCCGACGAGCTGCTGGACATCGCGCTGAAGCTGGAGGAGCACGCGCTCTCCGACGACTACTTCGTCTCGCGCAACCTCTACCCGAACGTGGACTTCTACACGGGTCTGATCTACCGCGCCATGGGCTTCCCGACCGAGATGTTCACGGTCCTCTTCGCCCTCGGCCGCCTCCCCGGCTGGATCGCCCAGTGGCACGAGATGATCAAGGAGCCCGGCTCCCGTATCGGCCGCCCGCGCCAGATCTACACGGGCGTGGTCGAGCGTGACTTCGTGCCGGTAGAGGGTCGCTGA
- the recD2 gene encoding SF1B family DNA helicase RecD2, whose product MAQQAGIPPGERQLAVLEGVLERVTYANEDNGYTVARVDTGRGGGDLLTVVGALLGAQVGESLRMEGRWGSHPQYGKQFTVENYTTVLPATVQGIRRYLGSGLVKGIGPVFADRITRHFGLDTLQIIEEEPKRLIEVPGLGPKRTKKIADAWEEQKAIKEVMLFLQTVEVSTSIAVRIYKKYGDASIGVVKNQPYRLASDVWGIGFLTADRIAQSVGIPHDSPERVKAGLQYALSQATDQGNCYLPEERLIADAVKLLQVDTGLVIECLAELALPDEESGDPGVVREKVPGQDGGDPVTAIYLVPFHRAELSLSAQLLRLLRTDEDRMPGFHDVAWDKALSWLRGRTGAELAPEQEAAVRLALTEKVAVLTGGPGCGKSFTVRSIVELARAKKAKVVLAAPTGRAAKRLAELTGADASTVHRLLELKPGGDAAYDRDRPLDADLVVVDEASMLDLLLANKLVKAVAPGAHILFVGDVDQLPSVGAGEVLRDLLADGSPIPAVRLTKVFRQAQQSGVVTNAHRINSGQHPVTDGMKDFFLFVEDETEEAGRLTVDVAARRIPARFGLDPRRDVQVLAPMHRGPAGAGNLNGLLQQAITPARPDLPEKRFGGRVFRVGDKVTQIRNNYDKGENGVFNGTVGVVTALDPVDQRLTVLTDEDEEVGYEFDELDELAHAYAVTIHRSQGSEYPAVVIPVTTGAWMMLQRNLLYTAVTRAKKLVVLVGSRKAIGQAVRTVSAGRRCTALDFRLAPRVL is encoded by the coding sequence ATGGCTCAACAGGCGGGGATCCCCCCGGGCGAACGGCAGCTGGCCGTACTCGAAGGCGTCCTGGAACGCGTCACGTACGCCAACGAGGACAACGGCTACACGGTCGCGCGCGTGGACACGGGCCGCGGCGGTGGCGATCTCCTCACCGTCGTCGGCGCGCTGCTCGGCGCCCAGGTCGGGGAGTCCCTGCGCATGGAGGGCCGCTGGGGCTCACATCCGCAGTACGGCAAGCAGTTCACGGTGGAGAACTACACCACCGTCCTGCCGGCCACCGTCCAGGGCATCCGCCGCTACCTCGGATCGGGCCTGGTCAAGGGCATCGGCCCGGTCTTCGCCGACCGGATCACCCGGCACTTCGGCCTGGACACGCTCCAGATCATCGAGGAGGAGCCGAAGCGTCTCATCGAGGTCCCCGGCCTCGGCCCCAAGCGCACCAAGAAGATCGCCGACGCCTGGGAGGAGCAGAAGGCGATCAAGGAGGTCATGCTCTTCCTCCAGACGGTCGAGGTGTCCACGTCGATCGCGGTCCGCATCTACAAGAAGTACGGCGACGCCTCGATCGGCGTGGTGAAGAACCAGCCCTACCGTCTGGCGTCCGACGTCTGGGGCATCGGCTTCCTCACCGCCGACCGGATCGCCCAGTCCGTCGGCATCCCCCACGACAGCCCCGAGCGCGTCAAAGCGGGCCTGCAGTACGCCCTTTCCCAGGCCACCGACCAGGGCAACTGCTACCTCCCCGAGGAGCGGCTGATCGCCGACGCGGTCAAACTCCTCCAGGTCGACACGGGCCTGGTCATCGAGTGCCTGGCCGAACTCGCCCTGCCCGACGAGGAATCGGGCGACCCCGGCGTCGTACGGGAGAAGGTCCCCGGCCAGGACGGCGGCGACCCGGTCACCGCGATCTACCTGGTCCCCTTCCACCGCGCCGAACTCTCCCTCTCCGCCCAGCTGCTGCGCCTCCTGCGCACGGACGAGGACCGGATGCCCGGCTTCCACGACGTGGCCTGGGACAAGGCGTTGAGCTGGCTGAGGGGGCGTACGGGCGCGGAGCTGGCCCCCGAGCAGGAGGCGGCCGTACGCCTCGCCCTGACCGAGAAGGTCGCGGTGCTCACCGGCGGCCCCGGCTGCGGCAAGTCCTTCACCGTCCGCTCGATCGTGGAGCTGGCCCGCGCCAAGAAGGCGAAGGTCGTGCTGGCGGCCCCCACCGGCCGCGCCGCCAAGCGTCTGGCCGAGCTGACCGGCGCCGACGCCTCCACCGTCCACCGCCTGCTGGAGCTGAAGCCCGGCGGCGACGCGGCCTACGACAGGGACCGCCCTCTGGACGCCGACCTGGTGGTCGTCGACGAGGCCTCCATGCTGGACCTCCTGCTGGCCAACAAGCTGGTGAAGGCGGTGGCGCCGGGGGCGCACATCCTCTTCGTCGGAGACGTCGACCAGCTTCCCAGCGTCGGCGCCGGCGAGGTCCTGCGTGACCTGCTGGCCGACGGCAGCCCGATCCCGGCGGTCCGGCTCACCAAGGTCTTCCGCCAGGCCCAGCAGTCCGGTGTGGTGACCAACGCGCACCGGATCAACTCGGGGCAGCACCCGGTCACCGACGGCATGAAGGACTTCTTCCTCTTCGTCGAGGACGAGACGGAGGAGGCCGGCCGGCTCACCGTGGACGTGGCGGCCCGTCGTATTCCGGCCAGGTTCGGGCTCGACCCGCGCCGGGACGTACAGGTCCTGGCACCGATGCACCGCGGCCCGGCGGGCGCGGGCAACCTCAACGGCCTGCTCCAGCAGGCCATCACCCCGGCCCGCCCCGACCTGCCCGAGAAGCGGTTCGGCGGCCGGGTCTTCCGCGTGGGCGACAAGGTCACCCAGATCCGCAACAACTACGACAAGGGCGAGAACGGCGTCTTCAACGGCACCGTCGGCGTCGTCACCGCGCTCGACCCGGTCGACCAGCGGCTGACGGTCCTGACGGACGAGGACGAGGAGGTGGGGTACGAGTTCGACGAACTGGACGAGCTGGCGCACGCCTACGCGGTGACGATCCACCGGTCCCAGGGCAGCGAGTACCCGGCCGTGGTGATCCCCGTCACCACGGGGGCCTGGATGATGCTCCAGCGCAATCTGCTCTATACGGCGGTGACCAGGGCGAAGAAACTGGTGGTCCTCGTCGGCTCCCGCAAGGCCATAGGCCAGGCGGTCCGCACGGTCTCCGCGGGCCGGCGGTGCACGGCTCTCGACTTCCGGCTCGCACCACGGGTTTTGTAG